A window of the Dyadobacter pollutisoli genome harbors these coding sequences:
- the nagB gene encoding glucosamine-6-phosphate deaminase, whose amino-acid sequence MQASNNGKGTAGTIGQPITYEKIPTQIFADSKEASNAVAKEIADLIRQKQKEGKPCVLGLATGSSPKTVYAILVKMHKEEGLSFKNVITFNLDEYYQMEPESIYSYHRFMKEQLFDHIDIPKENFFLPDGTVPPAMLREYCTSYENKINAVGGLDFQLLGIGGNGHIGFNEPGSLINSRTRLITLDHSTRVAAGMEFGGLHNVPRKAITLGVAPILNARRIVLLAWGERKASVIRGAVEGPVTELNPASYLQAHPDVSFVVDESAATELTRIKTPWAVDSVVWDNKMIKKAITYLSGALNKPILKLTDKDYNDNGMSDLLAQYGSGYEININVFNQLQHTITGWPGGKPNADDTHRPERAQPAKKRVLIFSPHPDDDIISMGGTFQRLVDQGHEVHVAYQTSGNIAVADDEALRFIDFVVDFNNGFGIKSPDANKLFLDAKEFLKHTKDSEIDTPEIRKVKGLLRRGEAKATCRFVGIPTSQAHFLDMPFYETGTVQKKPIGEEDIKIIENLIEEIKPHQIYAAGDFADPHGTHKVCWDAIEAALQRSKHKNFMKDCWVWLYRGAWAEWDIYEIEMAVPMSPDQVLKKRQGIFKHQSQKDGVVFQGEDSREFWQRAEERNRATAHLYDELGLAEYEAMEAFVRWKF is encoded by the coding sequence CCCAAAACTGTTTATGCCATTCTTGTAAAGATGCATAAAGAGGAAGGCCTGAGTTTTAAGAACGTGATCACCTTTAACCTGGATGAGTATTACCAAATGGAACCCGAATCCATTTATAGCTACCACAGGTTCATGAAAGAACAGCTGTTCGATCACATAGATATTCCGAAAGAGAACTTTTTCCTTCCCGACGGAACAGTACCTCCGGCTATGTTGCGAGAGTATTGCACTTCCTATGAGAACAAGATCAATGCGGTAGGAGGATTGGATTTTCAATTGCTTGGCATCGGTGGAAACGGCCACATTGGTTTTAATGAGCCTGGGTCGCTGATCAACTCCCGCACAAGACTTATTACACTCGATCATTCGACACGGGTTGCTGCGGGAATGGAATTTGGCGGCTTGCATAATGTGCCTCGTAAAGCGATCACATTAGGTGTTGCACCGATTTTGAATGCCCGTCGTATCGTCCTGCTGGCTTGGGGTGAAAGAAAAGCTTCGGTTATCCGTGGCGCTGTGGAAGGACCGGTTACGGAGCTTAACCCCGCTTCTTACCTGCAAGCACATCCCGACGTTTCATTTGTTGTCGACGAAAGTGCGGCTACCGAACTAACCCGTATCAAAACCCCTTGGGCGGTTGATTCTGTGGTTTGGGATAATAAAATGATCAAAAAAGCGATCACATATCTTTCCGGTGCATTGAACAAACCTATTCTGAAATTGACAGATAAGGATTACAATGATAACGGGATGAGCGATTTGCTGGCCCAGTACGGTTCTGGTTATGAGATCAACATTAACGTTTTCAATCAATTACAACATACGATTACTGGCTGGCCAGGTGGCAAGCCTAATGCCGACGATACACATCGTCCGGAAAGAGCGCAGCCTGCGAAAAAACGCGTCCTGATTTTCAGTCCTCACCCGGATGACGATATCATCTCAATGGGCGGTACTTTCCAGAGACTCGTTGACCAGGGCCATGAAGTGCATGTGGCGTATCAGACTTCCGGTAACATTGCCGTAGCTGACGACGAAGCATTACGTTTTATTGACTTCGTGGTTGATTTCAATAATGGTTTTGGAATAAAAAGTCCTGATGCAAACAAACTGTTCCTGGATGCCAAGGAATTCCTGAAACATACCAAAGACAGTGAAATTGACACTCCCGAAATACGTAAGGTAAAAGGATTGCTTCGTAGAGGTGAGGCTAAGGCAACATGCCGGTTTGTAGGAATCCCTACGAGCCAGGCGCATTTCCTGGACATGCCTTTCTACGAAACAGGTACTGTTCAGAAAAAACCAATTGGCGAAGAAGATATCAAGATCATTGAAAACCTGATCGAAGAAATCAAACCGCATCAGATTTACGCGGCGGGAGACTTTGCCGATCCGCACGGAACGCACAAAGTTTGCTGGGACGCTATCGAAGCAGCATTACAGCGCTCGAAACATAAAAACTTCATGAAGGATTGCTGGGTATGGTTGTACCGTGGCGCCTGGGCGGAATGGGATATATATGAAATCGAGATGGCTGTGCCAATGAGCCCGGACCAGGTTTTGAAAAAACGCCAGGGAATTTTCAAACATCAGTCACAAAAGGACGGTGTGGTGTTCCAGGGAGAAGATTCCAGGGAATTCTGGCAGCGGGCCGAGGAGCGCAACCGTGCTACCGCTCATTTGTACGATGAGCTGGGACTTGCGGAATATGAGGCAATGGAAGCCTTTGTGAGATGGAAATTCTGA
- a CDS encoding rhomboid family intramembrane serine protease, whose amino-acid sequence MSNIVDDVKREFAKSENALIKIILINTAVFLVLLLLKIILTLSQSSNVYVAVINSLQLPAATYEFLYKPWTLITYFFTHDDIFHILFNMLFLYWFGKLVDEYLGAKRVIALYMLGGIAGGLIYIVLYNILPYFQAHIVGSRMLGASAAAFSVAVGASTLLPNYTFNLIFLGPVRIKFIALFYIILSLAQTVGPNAGGNLAHLGGAFVGYVFIKLLQSGTDLGKPLYAVMNGWSRLFRKRPSMQVTYRERQVYRSSSVYSSSSSGTIEMPDQMEIDSILDKISKSGYESLTKEEKQKLFKASQQK is encoded by the coding sequence ATGAGCAATATTGTTGACGACGTAAAAAGGGAATTCGCGAAATCAGAGAATGCACTGATAAAAATAATTTTGATCAATACGGCAGTATTCCTGGTATTACTGCTTTTAAAAATTATTCTGACACTCTCTCAGTCTTCGAATGTATACGTGGCGGTTATTAATTCTCTACAGCTTCCCGCTGCTACCTACGAGTTTCTATACAAGCCCTGGACACTTATAACCTACTTTTTCACACACGACGATATATTTCATATTCTGTTCAACATGCTGTTTCTCTATTGGTTTGGGAAGCTTGTAGACGAATATTTGGGTGCAAAAAGGGTGATCGCATTGTATATGCTCGGCGGTATTGCCGGCGGACTGATCTACATTGTCCTGTATAACATTCTTCCTTACTTCCAGGCCCACATCGTTGGATCCAGAATGCTGGGAGCTTCCGCAGCTGCATTTTCTGTGGCAGTAGGCGCTTCAACTTTACTGCCGAACTATACCTTCAATCTAATCTTTTTAGGGCCGGTAAGGATCAAATTCATCGCGCTATTTTACATTATTCTGTCTTTGGCTCAAACTGTGGGTCCTAATGCAGGTGGTAATCTCGCCCACCTGGGAGGCGCATTTGTTGGGTACGTTTTTATCAAACTATTGCAAAGTGGGACAGATCTTGGAAAGCCGCTCTATGCAGTAATGAACGGTTGGTCCAGACTTTTTCGAAAGCGTCCCTCCATGCAGGTAACGTACCGTGAAAGACAAGTATATCGCAGTAGCAGTGTGTACTCATCATCATCTTCGGGAACTATAGAAATGCCTGATCAGATGGAAATTGACTCTATACTGGATAAAATTTCCAAGTCTGGTTATGAAAGCCTTACCAAGGAAGAAAAGCAAAAGCTCTTCAAGGCAAGCCAGCAAAAATAA
- the thrC gene encoding threonine synthase: MIFYSTKTASLKASLEEAIFNSLPPDNGLYMPEHIPAISEEFLADIENRTFKEIAIEITHTLFEGEITRSEIETIIDNAYDFEAPVVKITPDDYVLELFHGPSMAFKDFGARFMAAIMSYFLLRSKKEIKILVATSGDTGGAVAQGFYKIPGISVTILYPSGKVSDIQEKQLTTLGYNVTALEVSGTFDDCQRLVKEAFLDPELNEKFNLASANSINIARLIPQSFYFFAAYAQLKKLGKPIVFSVPSGNFGNLSAGLLAYRMGLPVEHFVAATNLNNAVPRYLETGSYDPAPSIETISNAMDVGSPSNFVRLKRFFNDDWKLVTEKISGFYFNDEQTQKAMREVYGNANYVMCPHTAVAYRGLQEYRKKNQNNFTGVFLSTAHPAKFIDLVEETLGKSIEIPERLKSLLSIEKKSVKMNADFTEFKTLLMS, encoded by the coding sequence ATGATATTTTACAGTACCAAAACTGCAAGTTTAAAAGCCTCTCTGGAAGAAGCTATCTTTAATAGTTTGCCTCCGGATAACGGCCTGTATATGCCTGAACACATTCCTGCAATTTCCGAAGAATTCTTGGCAGACATTGAAAACAGGACATTCAAAGAAATTGCAATTGAAATAACGCATACATTATTCGAAGGCGAAATTACAAGAAGTGAGATTGAAACCATCATTGATAACGCCTATGATTTCGAAGCTCCCGTTGTCAAGATTACTCCTGACGACTATGTATTAGAGCTTTTTCATGGCCCATCGATGGCTTTTAAGGATTTTGGAGCAAGATTCATGGCTGCTATCATGTCTTACTTTTTGCTTCGCTCAAAAAAAGAAATAAAGATATTGGTAGCTACCTCAGGAGATACGGGTGGCGCAGTTGCCCAAGGCTTTTATAAAATACCTGGTATATCGGTCACTATCCTTTACCCGAGTGGCAAGGTTAGCGATATTCAGGAGAAGCAACTTACTACATTGGGATACAATGTTACCGCGCTTGAAGTTTCCGGAACTTTCGACGATTGCCAGCGTCTCGTTAAAGAAGCATTTCTTGATCCCGAGCTAAATGAAAAATTCAATCTGGCCTCTGCCAATTCCATTAATATTGCGAGACTTATACCGCAGTCATTTTATTTTTTCGCTGCCTATGCCCAACTCAAAAAACTAGGTAAGCCCATTGTGTTCTCCGTACCAAGCGGAAACTTTGGAAATTTAAGTGCTGGATTGCTCGCCTACCGTATGGGACTTCCAGTTGAACACTTCGTGGCTGCGACCAACCTGAACAATGCAGTACCCCGGTACTTGGAAACCGGCAGCTACGATCCGGCTCCTTCCATTGAAACAATTTCCAATGCAATGGATGTAGGCAGTCCAAGTAACTTCGTTCGTCTGAAAAGATTTTTCAATGATGACTGGAAACTGGTGACTGAAAAAATTTCCGGTTTTTATTTTAATGATGAACAAACTCAAAAAGCAATGCGGGAAGTTTACGGCAACGCAAATTATGTGATGTGCCCTCACACTGCTGTCGCCTACCGAGGACTGCAAGAGTATCGTAAAAAAAATCAGAACAATTTCACCGGCGTCTTCCTCTCCACCGCCCATCCTGCCAAATTTATCGACCTGGTTGAAGAAACATTGGGAAAAAGCATTGAAATACCTGAAAGACTGAAATCTTTGCTCTCCATTGAAAAAAAGTCGGTGAAAATGAATGCAGACTTTACGGAGTTTAAAACACTACTAATGAGTTAA
- a CDS encoding rhomboid family intramembrane serine protease translates to MLAITPTVRNLLILNILFYLVDSSIMNLSEDFALRSLLSPHFHIFQFVTYMFLHGSLGHLFSNMFGLFMFGPLLERMWGQKRFLFFYFFTGIGAGLLFSGIDYFENSQVHQAVEIFTQNPTPDGLAEFMSKHAKGIYESSLDFLNKFEGNPTNTSYIQDSVNFVNAYYERLINTPMVGASGAIFGILMAFGLLFPNTELFLLFVPFPIKAKYFVAFYGLYELYSGIQNAQSDNVAHFAHIGGMLFAYILLRYWGTQKTNFY, encoded by the coding sequence ATGTTAGCCATAACCCCAACTGTTAGAAACCTGCTTATTCTCAATATTCTGTTTTACCTGGTCGATTCCAGTATCATGAATTTAAGTGAGGATTTCGCCCTCAGATCATTGTTGTCACCACATTTCCATATTTTTCAGTTTGTCACGTACATGTTCCTGCACGGCAGTTTGGGCCATTTGTTCAGTAATATGTTCGGGCTATTCATGTTTGGTCCCTTGCTTGAAAGGATGTGGGGGCAAAAACGCTTTCTGTTTTTCTACTTTTTTACAGGGATAGGCGCCGGCCTTCTTTTCTCAGGAATTGACTATTTTGAGAACAGTCAGGTACACCAGGCTGTTGAGATATTTACACAAAACCCTACACCCGACGGGCTGGCAGAATTTATGAGTAAACATGCGAAAGGCATTTACGAATCCAGTCTTGATTTTTTAAATAAATTTGAAGGAAATCCAACTAATACCAGTTATATTCAGGATAGTGTAAATTTTGTTAATGCTTATTACGAACGTTTGATCAATACGCCGATGGTAGGGGCTTCCGGAGCAATTTTCGGCATCCTTATGGCGTTTGGATTATTATTTCCAAATACTGAGCTTTTCCTGCTATTTGTGCCCTTCCCAATAAAGGCTAAATATTTCGTCGCTTTTTACGGATTGTATGAATTGTATTCAGGAATCCAAAATGCTCAGTCAGATAATGTTGCGCATTTTGCGCACATTGGAGGAATGCTATTTGCATATATATTGTTGCGTTACTGGGGTACGCAAAAAACAAATTTCTATTGA
- the mutL gene encoding DNA mismatch repair endonuclease MutL, whose protein sequence is MPSFDIIQLLPDSIANQIAAGEVVQRPASVVKELLENAIDAKATQIQVILREAGRTLIQIIDDGTGMSQTDARMSFERHATSKIRQSDDLFRIRTMGFRGEALASIAAVAQVELRTREDTDELGSLIRIDASEIKTQEAVACLKGTNISVKNLFFNVPARRNFLKSNSVEMRHVLDEFQRVALAHPQVAFSLHHNDTEVFNLQSGKLVRRIIDIYGKSYREQLAFCQEDTSYISVRGYIGKPEFARKTRGEQFFFVNDRFIKHSYMHHAVISAFDGTIPEGSHPFYVLFIEIDPSHIDINIHPTKTEIKFDDERSVYAIIMAAVKKAVGVYNLSQSIDFDDNINFLNPSPSDQNHNLIPRTVMPDWAAQSRKDEAGHSKSNLTNWNKLFEGLQNSEDRSRELAAFEMNTTAISRPAYQEHAKTVASKVNRMASEVISAPESDAVLFQLHNRYILSQVKDGIMLIDQKAAYERILYERYRKMLTNRNGACQQLLFPKTIRLTHSDMQLVHETKKEIRSLGFEFDEFGSNELIIRGIPADLPEESEQDLFEELIEQLKQSYSDLKLNKPESLSRSLARRFSVRYAVKLSFVEIHTLIDQLFASTDPNRTPGGEAIIVLLTMDKLSSIFKN, encoded by the coding sequence ATGCCGTCTTTCGACATCATCCAATTATTACCAGATTCCATAGCCAATCAAATCGCCGCCGGAGAGGTCGTTCAAAGACCCGCTTCTGTGGTGAAAGAGCTATTGGAAAATGCAATTGATGCGAAAGCGACACAGATTCAGGTGATACTCCGGGAAGCCGGACGGACATTGATCCAGATCATTGATGACGGCACGGGGATGTCGCAAACCGATGCGAGAATGTCTTTTGAAAGACACGCTACATCCAAGATCCGGCAATCCGATGACTTGTTCAGGATACGCACAATGGGATTCAGAGGGGAGGCGCTTGCCTCTATTGCAGCCGTCGCCCAGGTCGAGCTGCGTACCCGGGAGGACACTGATGAGCTAGGCAGCCTGATTCGCATTGATGCGTCAGAAATCAAAACACAGGAAGCAGTAGCGTGCTTGAAGGGTACCAATATTTCTGTCAAAAACCTGTTTTTCAACGTTCCTGCACGTCGGAATTTCCTGAAATCCAACTCCGTGGAAATGCGTCACGTGCTGGATGAATTTCAGCGCGTTGCACTGGCACATCCCCAGGTAGCATTTTCGTTACACCATAACGACACTGAGGTTTTCAATCTGCAATCCGGAAAGCTTGTGCGCCGGATCATTGATATTTATGGCAAAAGTTATCGGGAGCAACTTGCTTTTTGCCAGGAAGACACCTCATACATCAGCGTGCGTGGCTACATTGGTAAACCCGAGTTCGCCAGGAAGACACGCGGAGAGCAGTTTTTCTTCGTAAACGACCGCTTTATCAAGCATAGCTATATGCACCATGCGGTGATCAGCGCATTTGACGGGACGATTCCCGAGGGAAGCCATCCATTCTATGTGCTGTTCATTGAAATTGATCCTTCTCACATTGATATCAATATCCACCCGACTAAAACGGAGATCAAATTTGATGACGAACGATCGGTATATGCTATCATTATGGCTGCGGTTAAGAAGGCAGTGGGTGTTTACAATCTGTCTCAGTCCATTGATTTTGATGATAATATTAATTTTCTAAATCCTTCTCCTTCCGATCAGAACCACAATCTGATACCAAGGACTGTGATGCCAGACTGGGCTGCCCAATCCAGAAAAGACGAAGCCGGTCATTCAAAATCCAACCTGACGAATTGGAACAAGTTGTTCGAAGGGTTACAGAATTCGGAGGACAGGAGCCGCGAGCTAGCTGCATTTGAGATGAATACGACTGCTATTTCGAGACCCGCTTATCAGGAACATGCGAAGACGGTAGCGAGCAAGGTGAACAGAATGGCTTCCGAAGTCATATCTGCGCCGGAGAGTGATGCGGTCCTTTTTCAGCTTCACAACCGTTACATTCTTTCTCAGGTCAAAGACGGGATCATGCTCATTGACCAAAAGGCTGCATATGAGCGAATTCTTTACGAACGATATCGGAAGATGCTTACTAACCGGAATGGCGCCTGTCAGCAGCTGCTTTTTCCGAAAACAATCCGATTGACTCATTCGGATATGCAGCTGGTGCATGAAACGAAAAAGGAGATTCGCAGTCTGGGTTTTGAATTCGATGAATTTGGTTCTAATGAATTGATCATTCGTGGTATACCTGCTGATTTACCTGAGGAGAGCGAGCAAGACCTGTTTGAGGAGCTGATAGAGCAATTGAAACAAAGCTACTCCGACCTGAAACTAAATAAGCCAGAAAGTCTTTCACGTTCACTGGCAAGGCGTTTTTCTGTACGTTATGCCGTCAAACTTTCCTTCGTTGAGATCCACACGCTCATTGACCAGTTGTTTGCGTCTACGGATCCAAACCGTACTCCCGGCGGTGAAGCGATAATCGTTTTGCTGACCATGGATAAACTCAGCAGCATATTTAAAAACTAG
- the dxs gene encoding 1-deoxy-D-xylulose-5-phosphate synthase translates to MLITPGKLLAKIDSPEDLRKLDSSQLPQVCNELRQFIIDNVSVYGGHFGASLGVVELSVALHYVFNTPDDQLVWDVGHQAYGHKILTGRRDNFHSNRTYGGLSGFPKRKESIYDAFGVGHSSTSISAALGMAVASALEKNFERQHIAIIGDGAMTAGMAFEGMNHAGATDSNLLIILNDNCMAIDPNVGALKEYLTDITTSQTYNKFRDEVWNLLGKMSNFGKSAQEIVSKVETVMKTAILRQSNLFESLGLRYFGPIDGNDISHLTEVLKDLKSIPGPKLLHCLTVKGKGYGPAEKDQTKWHAPGVFDKITGEIKKKVHDTPQAPKYQDVFGNTIVELANVNPKIVGVTPAMPSGSSLNIMMEAIPDRAFDVGIAEQHAVTFSAGMATRGEVVYCNIYSTFMQRAYDQVVHDVCIQELPVIFCLDRAGLVGADGPTHHGVYDIAFMRCIPNMVVASPMNEQELRNMMYTAQLESFQSGTKAFTIRYPRGNGVMPQWKTAFEEITIGKGRLVKKGSDIAILSFGPLGNFAQQACDLLEKQGISPGLYDMRFAKPLDEPLLHEIFSVFDKVVTVEDGCLQGGFGSAVVEFMIDNNYSSQIKRLGIPDNIVEHGEPNELYQECGLDTAGIVNSVTELMSTKVNKPVLY, encoded by the coding sequence ATGCTTATAACACCAGGAAAATTATTAGCTAAAATTGATTCTCCAGAGGACTTACGTAAACTCGACAGTTCGCAACTTCCCCAGGTATGTAATGAATTACGTCAGTTTATAATTGATAATGTTTCTGTTTACGGAGGTCATTTTGGAGCTAGTCTTGGTGTAGTAGAATTAAGCGTTGCGCTACATTACGTTTTTAATACCCCTGACGACCAGTTGGTATGGGATGTGGGACACCAGGCTTACGGCCATAAAATTCTTACCGGCAGGAGGGATAATTTTCACTCGAACCGTACTTATGGAGGCCTTTCAGGCTTTCCAAAAAGAAAAGAGAGCATATATGACGCTTTTGGAGTTGGACATTCGTCTACGTCCATTTCAGCTGCATTAGGTATGGCAGTGGCATCCGCTCTGGAGAAGAATTTCGAACGTCAGCACATTGCTATCATAGGCGATGGTGCTATGACGGCCGGAATGGCTTTCGAAGGGATGAACCATGCAGGAGCAACGGACTCAAACCTGTTGATTATCCTGAATGATAATTGCATGGCCATTGATCCGAATGTAGGGGCGCTCAAAGAATATCTTACCGACATTACCACCTCTCAAACCTATAATAAGTTCAGGGACGAAGTCTGGAACTTGTTGGGCAAAATGAGCAATTTCGGTAAAAGCGCCCAGGAGATTGTATCGAAAGTAGAAACGGTAATGAAAACCGCCATACTTCGTCAAAGTAACCTCTTTGAATCATTAGGATTAAGATACTTTGGCCCGATTGATGGCAATGATATCAGTCACCTGACAGAAGTTCTAAAAGATCTCAAAAGTATCCCCGGTCCAAAGCTGCTACATTGCCTTACAGTAAAAGGAAAAGGCTACGGCCCTGCTGAAAAGGATCAGACCAAATGGCATGCACCAGGTGTTTTTGATAAGATCACAGGAGAAATAAAGAAAAAAGTACACGACACTCCCCAGGCTCCTAAATATCAGGATGTTTTCGGCAATACAATTGTTGAGTTGGCCAATGTAAACCCTAAGATTGTTGGGGTTACGCCTGCGATGCCGTCAGGATCTTCATTAAACATAATGATGGAAGCTATTCCTGACCGCGCATTTGACGTAGGAATAGCGGAACAACATGCTGTTACATTCTCAGCGGGAATGGCTACCCGGGGCGAAGTCGTTTATTGTAATATATATTCGACTTTCATGCAACGTGCATATGACCAGGTAGTCCATGACGTTTGCATTCAGGAATTACCCGTGATTTTTTGCCTGGACCGTGCCGGCCTGGTAGGGGCTGACGGCCCAACGCATCATGGTGTGTACGACATCGCTTTTATGCGGTGCATTCCCAATATGGTTGTAGCTTCTCCGATGAACGAGCAGGAGTTGAGAAACATGATGTATACTGCGCAATTGGAGTCATTTCAGTCCGGAACAAAAGCTTTCACCATTCGTTATCCAAGAGGTAACGGTGTGATGCCGCAATGGAAAACAGCATTTGAAGAAATCACGATAGGGAAGGGCAGATTAGTTAAGAAAGGGTCTGACATCGCGATTCTGTCATTCGGGCCGTTGGGTAACTTTGCTCAACAGGCATGTGATCTATTGGAAAAACAAGGTATATCGCCAGGGTTATATGACATGCGCTTTGCAAAGCCCTTAGATGAGCCTCTGCTTCACGAAATCTTCTCAGTCTTTGACAAGGTCGTAACCGTAGAAGATGGTTGCTTACAAGGCGGTTTTGGTAGCGCGGTTGTGGAATTCATGATTGACAACAACTACTCTTCTCAAATAAAAAGACTGGGGATACCTGATAACATAGTTGAACACGGCGAACCCAACGAATTATACCAGGAATGCGGCTTAGACACAGCAGGCATTGTCAACTCGGTAACAGAGTTAATGTCTACGAAAGTCAATAAGCCTGTTCTTTATTGA
- the pruA gene encoding L-glutamate gamma-semialdehyde dehydrogenase, with protein sequence MSIGIFNVPASKNEPVKNYGPGSPEKVLLKKAIAEARSKVIDIPQYIGGEEIYSQNKKSVSPPHDHQHILGYFHEGDQEDVKKAITAALEARSSWASLNWEQRAAIFLKAADLIAGPYRAEINAATMLGQSKNAYQAEIDSACEIIDFLRLNVNFMRDIYQQQPISSDGVWNRMEYRPLEGFVFAITPFNFTAIAGNLPAAPALMGNVVLWKPAFAQVYSANVIMKVFKEAGLPAGVINMILVDGPVAGEVIFKHRDFAGVHFTGSTKVFQTIWKAIGDNISLYKSFPRIVGETGGKDFVLAHKSADPKALATGLVRGAFEYQGQKCSAASRAYIPSNLWEEVKSLMIKDLAEIKMGGVEDFSNFVNAVIDEKSFDKITTYIEGAKNSADAEIIAGGASDKSKGYFVQPTVIRASKPDYITLCDEIFGPVLTVYIYEADKFEEIIPIIDTTSPYALTGAVFATDRYAIQYATEHLVNAAGNFYINDKPTGAVVGQQPFGGARASGTNDKAGSVLNLLRWVSPRAIKETLVSPIDYKYPFVLEE encoded by the coding sequence ATGTCAATAGGTATTTTCAATGTACCGGCATCGAAAAATGAGCCGGTTAAGAACTACGGGCCGGGAAGTCCCGAGAAGGTTCTGTTAAAAAAAGCAATTGCTGAGGCAAGGTCAAAAGTGATCGATATTCCACAGTATATAGGTGGAGAAGAAATATATTCACAGAACAAAAAGTCAGTCTCGCCGCCTCACGATCACCAGCATATCCTGGGTTATTTTCATGAAGGTGATCAGGAAGATGTAAAAAAGGCTATTACTGCCGCCTTGGAAGCAAGAAGTAGCTGGGCGTCTCTAAACTGGGAACAGCGCGCAGCGATTTTCCTGAAAGCAGCTGACCTCATTGCCGGGCCTTACCGTGCTGAGATCAATGCTGCAACGATGCTCGGGCAGTCCAAAAATGCCTATCAGGCAGAGATCGATTCTGCCTGCGAGATTATTGACTTCCTTCGTCTCAATGTGAATTTCATGCGGGATATATACCAGCAGCAGCCAATTTCCTCTGACGGCGTCTGGAATCGTATGGAGTACCGGCCGTTAGAAGGATTTGTATTTGCAATCACACCATTCAATTTTACAGCTATTGCCGGGAATTTGCCAGCTGCTCCTGCATTGATGGGTAATGTGGTGTTATGGAAGCCTGCTTTTGCGCAGGTTTATTCAGCGAATGTCATTATGAAGGTTTTTAAAGAGGCCGGATTACCTGCTGGTGTCATTAATATGATCCTGGTAGATGGTCCGGTTGCAGGAGAGGTGATTTTTAAGCATCGCGACTTTGCAGGCGTTCATTTCACAGGAAGTACCAAGGTTTTTCAGACTATATGGAAGGCGATTGGAGACAATATATCTCTTTATAAGTCTTTCCCAAGGATCGTAGGGGAGACGGGTGGAAAGGATTTCGTTTTGGCACATAAGTCTGCTGATCCCAAAGCATTGGCAACCGGGCTGGTACGTGGAGCATTTGAGTACCAGGGACAAAAATGCTCAGCGGCATCAAGAGCATACATTCCGTCCAATCTGTGGGAGGAAGTAAAGAGCTTGATGATTAAGGATCTGGCAGAAATCAAGATGGGAGGCGTGGAAGACTTTTCCAATTTTGTCAATGCAGTTATTGACGAAAAATCCTTTGATAAAATAACTACCTATATAGAAGGAGCTAAAAATAGTGCGGATGCTGAAATTATCGCTGGTGGAGCGTCTGATAAAAGTAAAGGGTACTTTGTTCAACCAACAGTGATCAGAGCCTCTAAACCCGATTATATCACTCTTTGTGATGAAATTTTTGGACCAGTGCTGACTGTCTATATATATGAAGCGGATAAGTTTGAAGAAATCATTCCGATTATAGATACAACTTCTCCTTATGCGCTTACAGGTGCAGTGTTTGCAACAGACAGATATGCGATCCAATATGCGACGGAACATTTGGTGAATGCCGCCGGTAATTTTTATATTAATGATAAGCCAACAGGTGCGGTTGTAGGCCAGCAACCATTCGGCGGGGCACGTGCTTCCGGTACAAATGATAAGGCTGGTTCTGTTTTAAATTTACTGAGATGGGTATCTCCGAGAGCAATTAAAGAGACATTGGTTTCACCGATTGACTACAAATATCCCTTTGTTTTGGAGGAGTAA